The Vulpes vulpes isolate BD-2025 chromosome 10, VulVul3, whole genome shotgun sequence genome has a window encoding:
- the PITPNM2 gene encoding membrane-associated phosphatidylinositol transfer protein 2 isoform X13 — translation MHIPSWFRSILPKAALRVVEESWNAYPYTRTRFTCPFVEKFSIDIETFYKTDAGENPNVFSLSPVEKNQLTIDFIDIVKDPVPPNEYKMEEDPKLFHSIKTQRGPLSDNWIEEYKQQVFPIMCAYKLCKVEFRYWGMQSKIERFIHDTGLRKVMVRAHRQAWCWQDEWYGLNMENIRELEKEAQLMLSRKMAQFNEDDEEAAELAKDEASQAQAPGEPPQPSSSSGEPLAGRGLKKQWSTSSKSSRSSKRGASPSRHSISEWRMQSIARDSDESSDDEYFDAHEDLSDSEEIFPKDITKWSSNDLMDKIESPEPEDTQDGLYRQSAPEFRVASSVEQLNIIEDEVSPPLAAPASTIHVLLLVLHGGTILDTGTGDPSSKQGDANTIATVFDTVMRVHYPSALGRLSIRLVPCPPICSDAFALVSNLSPYSHDEGCLSSSQDHIPLAALPLLATSSPQYQEAIATVIQRANLAYGDFIKSQEGMTFSGQICLIGDCVGGILAFDALCYSSQPVSESQSSSRRGSVASVQETDLLSPGTLVNAAHGTSGSSGLESSRHLSRSNIDIPRSNGVEDPKRQWPRKRSDSSTYELDTIQQHQAFLSSLHASVLRNEPSSRRSSSSTMLDGSGAVGKFDFEIADLFLFGCPLGLVLALRKTVIPTLDVFQLRPACQQVYNLFHPADPSASRLEPLLERRFHALPPFSIPRYQRYPLGDGCSTLLADALQTHNTVFQEHVAPSSPSAAPTTRGFRRASEISIASQVSGMAESYTASSIAQIAAKWWGQKRIDYALYCPDALTAFPTVALPHLFHASYWESTDVVSFLLRQVMRHDNSSILELDGKEVSVFTPSKPREKWQRKRTHVKLRNVTANHRINDAVANEDGPQVLTGRFMYGPLDMVTLTGEKVDVHIMMQPPSGEWLYLDTLVTNSSGRVSYTIPETHRLGVGVYPIKMVVRGDHTFADSYITVLPKGTEFVVFSIDGSFAASVSIMGSDPKVRAGAVDVVRHWQDLGYLIIYVTGRPDMQKQRVVAWLAQHNFPHGVVSFCDGLVHDPLRHKANFLKLLISELHLRVHAAYGSTKDVAVYSSISLSPMQIYIVGRPTKKLQQQCQFITDGYAAHLAQLKYNHRARPARNAATRMALRKGSFGLPGQGDFLRSRNHLLRTISAQPSGPGHRHDRTQSQADGEQRGQRSMSVAAGCWGRTMAGRLEPGAAAGPK, via the exons ATGCACATCCCCAGCTGGTTCCGCTCCATCCTGCCCAAGGCAGCCCTGAGGGTGGTTGAGGAATCCTGGAACGCCTACCCCTATACCCGAACCAG GTTCACTTGCCCCTTTGTGGAGAAATTCTCCATTGACATCGAAACTTTTTATAAAACGGATGCTGGAGAAAACCCTAATGTGTTCAGCCTGTCTCCTGTGGAGAAGAACCAGCTGACAATCG ACTTCATCGACATCGTCAAAGACCCTGTGCCCCCCAACGAGTATAAGATGGAAGAAGACCCCAAGCTATTCCATTCGATCAAGACACAGCGGGGGCCCCTGTCTGACAATTGGATTGAGGAGTACAAGCAGCAGGTGTTTCCCATAATGTGTGCCTACAAGCTCTGCAAGGTGGAGTTCCGCTATTGGGGCATGCAGTCCAAGATCGAGAGGTTCATCCATGACacgg GCCTGCGGAAGGTGATGGTGAGGGCCCACCGGCAGGCCTGGTGCTGGCAGGACGAGTGGTACGGGCTCAATATGGAGAACATCcgggagctggagaaagaagcGCAGCTCATGCTGTCCCGCAAGATGGCCCAGTTCAATGAAGATGATGAAGAGGCTGCCGAACTGGCCAAGGACGAAgccagccaggcccaggcccctggggagCCCCCCCAGCCCAGCAGTAGCAGCGGGGAGCCCCTGGCAGGCCGGGGCCTCAAGAAACAGTGGTCTACATCCTCCAAGTCCTCGCGGTCATCTAAGCGGGGAG CCAGCCCTTCCCGCCACAGCATCTCCGAGTGGAGGATGCAGAGTATCGCCCGGGACTCAGACGAGAGCTCAGACGACGAGTACTTCGACGCTCATG aggACCTGTCTGATTCAGAAGAAATATTCCCCAAGGACATCACCAAGTGGAGCTCCAATGACCTCATGGACAAAATTGAAAGTCCTGAGCCGGAGGATACACAGG ACGGTCTATACCGCCAGAGCGCCCCTGAATTCAGGGTGGCTTCCAGTGTGGAGCAGCTGAACATCATTGAG GACGAGGTCAGCCCACCCCTGGCTGCGCCGGCCTCCACAATCCACgtgttgctgctggtgctgcatGGAGGGACCATCCTGGACACGGGCACTGGAGACCCCAGCTCCAAGCAGGGCGACGCCAACACCATTGCCACCGTGTTCGACACCGTCATGCGTGTGCATTACCCCAGTGCCCTGGGCCGCCTCTCCATCCGCCTGGTGCCCTGCCCGCCCATCTGCTCCGATGCCTTCGCCCTTGTCTCCAA cctcagcccctaCAGCCACGATGAAGGCTGTCTGTCCAGCAGCCAGGACCACATCCCCctggctgccctgcccctgctggcCACCTCCTCACCCCAGTACCAGGAGGCGATTGCCACAGTGATTCAGCGGGCCAACCTTGCCTACGGGGACTTCATCAAGTCCCAGGAGGGCATGACCTTCAGTGGGCAG aTCTGCCTCATTGGGGACTGTGTGGGAGGCATCCTGGCATTCGATGCCTTATGCTACAGCAGCCAGCCAGTGTCTGAGAGTCAGAGCAGCAGCCGTCGGGGCAGCGTGGCCAGCGTGCAG GAAACTGACCTGCTGTCCCCCGGCACCCTGGTCAATGCGGCACATGGCACCAGTGGCAGCAGTGGCCTGGAGAGCAGCCGGCACCTGAGCCGCAGCAACATTGATATTCCCCGAAGCAATGGTGTTGAGGACCCCAAAAGGCAGTGGCCCCGAAAGAGGAGCGACTCATCCACCTATGAGCTGGACACCATCCAACAGCACCAGGCCTTCCTATCCAG CCTCCATGCCAGTGTGCTGAGGAACGAGCCCAGCTCCCGCCGTTCGAGCAGCTCCACCATGCTGGATGGCTCAGGGGCCGTGGGGAAATTTGACTTTGAGATCGCAGATCTTTTCCTCTTTGGGTGCCCGCTGGGGCTGGTCCTGGCCTTGAGGAAGACCGTCATCCCTACCCTTGATG tTTTCCAGCTGCGGCCAGCCTGCCAGCAAGTCTACAACCTCTTCCACCCCGCGGACCCGTCGGCCTCTCGCCTGGAGCCGCTGCTGGAGCGGAGATTCCACGCCCTGCCGCCTTTCAGCATCCCCCGCTACCAGCGCTACCCGCTGGGGGACGGCTGCTCCACGCTGCTGG CAGATGCACTCCAGACCCACAACACGGTCTTTCAAGAGCATGTGGCCCCCTCCTCGCCCAGTGCCGCCCCCACCACCCGAGGTTTCCGCCGAGCCAGTGAGATCAGCATTGCCAGCCAGGTGTCGGGCATGGCCGAGAGCTACACAGCATCCAGCATTGCCCAGA TTGCAGCAAAATGGTGGGGTCAGAAGCGGATCGACTATGCCCTGTACTGCCCTGACGCCCTGACGGCCTTCCCCACGGTGGCCCTGCCCCACCTCTTCCACGCCAGCTACTGGGAGTCAACAGATGTGGTCTCCTTCCTGCTGAGACAG GTCATGAGGCATGACAACTCCAGCATCCTGGAGCTGGATGGCAAAGAGGTTTCAGTGTTCACCCCCTCAAAGCCAAGAGAGAAGTGGCAGCGCAAGAGGACCCACGTGAAGCTGAGG AATGTGACCGCCAACCACCGGATCAATGACGCAGTCGCCAACGAGGATGGCCCACAGGTTCTGACGGGCCGATTCATGTATGGGCCCCTGGATATGGTCACTCTGACTGGAGAGAAG GTGGATGTGCACATCATGATGCAGCCACCCTCGGGCGAGTGGCTGTACCTGGACACGTTGGTGACCAACAGCAGTGGGCGGGTCTCCTACACCATCCCTGAGACCCACCGCTTGGGTGTGGGCGTCTACCCCATCAAGATGGTGGTCAG GGGAGACCACACGTTTGCTGACAGCTACATCACCGTGCTGCCCAAGGGCACGGAGTTTGTGGTCTTCAGTATTGATGGCTCCTTTGCCGCCAGCGTGTCCATCATGGGCAGCGACCCCAAAGTGCGGGCTGGGGCTGTGGACGTGGTGCG GCACTGGCAGGACCTGGGCTACCTCATCATCTATGTGACGGGCCGGCCTGACATGCAGAAGCAGCGCGTGGTGGCATGGCTGGCCCAGCACAACTTCCCCCACGGTGTGGTGTCCTTCTGTGATGGCCTGGTGCATGACCCGCTACGGCATAAGGCCAACTTCCTGAAGCTGCTCATCTCTGAG CTGCACCTGCGCGTGCACGCGGCCTACGGCTCCACCAAGGACGTGGCAGTCTACAGCTCCATCAGCCTGTCCCCCATGCAGATCTACATCGTGGGCCGGCCCACCAAGAAGCTGCAGCAGCAGTGCCAG TTCATCACGGATGGCTATGCGGCTCACCTGGCCCAGCTCAAGTACAACCACCGGGCACGGCCGGCCCGCAACGCGGCCACCCGCATGGCACTGCGGAAAGGCAGCTTCGGCCTGCCAGGCCAGGGTGACTTCTTGCGCTCCCGGAACCACCTGCTCCGCACCATCTCAGCCCAGCCCAGCGGGCCTGGCCACCGGCATGATCGGACACAGAGCCAGGCAGATGGCGAGCAGCGGGGACAGCGCAGCATGAGTGTGGCAGCTGGCTGCTGGGGCCGCACCATGGCTGGCCGGCTTGAGCCAGGGGCAGCCGCGGGCCCCAAGTAG
- the PITPNM2 gene encoding membrane-associated phosphatidylinositol transfer protein 2 isoform X7 translates to MHIPSWFRSILPKAALRVVEESWNAYPYTRTRFTCPFVEKFSIDIETFYKTDAGENPNVFSLSPVEKNQLTIGNLHQDFIDIVKDPVPPNEYKMEEDPKLFHSIKTQRGPLSDNWIEEYKQQVFPIMCAYKLCKVEFRYWGMQSKIERFIHDTGLRKVMVRAHRQAWCWQDEWYGLNMENIRELEKEAQLMLSRKMAQFNEDDEEAAELAKDEASQAQAPGEPPQPSSSSGEPLAGRGLKKQWSTSSKSSRSSKRGASPSRHSISEWRMQSIARDSDESSDDEYFDAHEDLSDSEEIFPKDITKWSSNDLMDKIESPEPEDTQDGLYRQSAPEFRVASSVEQLNIIEDEVSPPLAAPASTIHVLLLVLHGGTILDTGTGDPSSKQGDANTIATVFDTVMRVHYPSALGRLSIRLVPCPPICSDAFALVSNLSPYSHDEGCLSSSQDHIPLAALPLLATSSPQYQEAIATVIQRANLAYGDFIKSQEGMTFSGQICLIGDCVGGILAFDALCYSSQPVSESQSSSRRGSVASVQETDLLSPGTLVNAAHGTSGSSGLESSRHLSRSNIDIPRSNGVEDPKRQWPRKRSDSSTYELDTIQQHQAFLSSLHASVLRNEPSSRRSSSSTMLDGSGAVGKFDFEIADLFLFGCPLGLVLALRKTVIPTLDVFQLRPACQQVYNLFHPADPSASRLEPLLERRFHALPPFSIPRYQRYPLGDGCSTLLVETVQRNPELVLEGGPLAPLPPGDGFLETSIPVPALTWQDGPRPSPGCAESDALQTHNTVFQEHVAPSSPSAAPTTRGFRRASEISIASQVSGMAESYTASSIAQKAPASLSHTPSVRRLSLLALPPLSPTTPGSHPQAGQESPSLKQAPRLPDLDIREVAAKWWGQKRIDYALYCPDALTAFPTVALPHLFHASYWESTDVVSFLLRQVMRHDNSSILELDGKEVSVFTPSKPREKWQRKRTHVKLRNVTANHRINDAVANEDGPQVLTGRFMYGPLDMVTLTGEKVDVHIMMQPPSGEWLYLDTLVTNSSGRVSYTIPETHRLGVGVYPIKMVVRGDHTFADSYITVLPKGTEFVVFSIDGSFAASVSIMGSDPKVRAGAVDVVRHWQDLGYLIIYVTGRPDMQKQRVVAWLAQHNFPHGVVSFCDGLVHDPLRHKANFLKLLISELHLRVHAAYGSTKDVAVYSSISLSPMQIYIVGRPTKKLQQQCQFITDGYAAHLAQLKYNHRARPARNAATRMALRKGSFGLPGQGDFLRSRNHLLRTISAQPSGPGHRHDRTQSQADGEQRGQRSMSVAAGCWGRTMAGRLEPGAAAGPK, encoded by the exons ATGCACATCCCCAGCTGGTTCCGCTCCATCCTGCCCAAGGCAGCCCTGAGGGTGGTTGAGGAATCCTGGAACGCCTACCCCTATACCCGAACCAG GTTCACTTGCCCCTTTGTGGAGAAATTCTCCATTGACATCGAAACTTTTTATAAAACGGATGCTGGAGAAAACCCTAATGTGTTCAGCCTGTCTCCTGTGGAGAAGAACCAGCTGACAATCGGTAACCTCCACCAAG ACTTCATCGACATCGTCAAAGACCCTGTGCCCCCCAACGAGTATAAGATGGAAGAAGACCCCAAGCTATTCCATTCGATCAAGACACAGCGGGGGCCCCTGTCTGACAATTGGATTGAGGAGTACAAGCAGCAGGTGTTTCCCATAATGTGTGCCTACAAGCTCTGCAAGGTGGAGTTCCGCTATTGGGGCATGCAGTCCAAGATCGAGAGGTTCATCCATGACacgg GCCTGCGGAAGGTGATGGTGAGGGCCCACCGGCAGGCCTGGTGCTGGCAGGACGAGTGGTACGGGCTCAATATGGAGAACATCcgggagctggagaaagaagcGCAGCTCATGCTGTCCCGCAAGATGGCCCAGTTCAATGAAGATGATGAAGAGGCTGCCGAACTGGCCAAGGACGAAgccagccaggcccaggcccctggggagCCCCCCCAGCCCAGCAGTAGCAGCGGGGAGCCCCTGGCAGGCCGGGGCCTCAAGAAACAGTGGTCTACATCCTCCAAGTCCTCGCGGTCATCTAAGCGGGGAG CCAGCCCTTCCCGCCACAGCATCTCCGAGTGGAGGATGCAGAGTATCGCCCGGGACTCAGACGAGAGCTCAGACGACGAGTACTTCGACGCTCATG aggACCTGTCTGATTCAGAAGAAATATTCCCCAAGGACATCACCAAGTGGAGCTCCAATGACCTCATGGACAAAATTGAAAGTCCTGAGCCGGAGGATACACAGG ACGGTCTATACCGCCAGAGCGCCCCTGAATTCAGGGTGGCTTCCAGTGTGGAGCAGCTGAACATCATTGAG GACGAGGTCAGCCCACCCCTGGCTGCGCCGGCCTCCACAATCCACgtgttgctgctggtgctgcatGGAGGGACCATCCTGGACACGGGCACTGGAGACCCCAGCTCCAAGCAGGGCGACGCCAACACCATTGCCACCGTGTTCGACACCGTCATGCGTGTGCATTACCCCAGTGCCCTGGGCCGCCTCTCCATCCGCCTGGTGCCCTGCCCGCCCATCTGCTCCGATGCCTTCGCCCTTGTCTCCAA cctcagcccctaCAGCCACGATGAAGGCTGTCTGTCCAGCAGCCAGGACCACATCCCCctggctgccctgcccctgctggcCACCTCCTCACCCCAGTACCAGGAGGCGATTGCCACAGTGATTCAGCGGGCCAACCTTGCCTACGGGGACTTCATCAAGTCCCAGGAGGGCATGACCTTCAGTGGGCAG aTCTGCCTCATTGGGGACTGTGTGGGAGGCATCCTGGCATTCGATGCCTTATGCTACAGCAGCCAGCCAGTGTCTGAGAGTCAGAGCAGCAGCCGTCGGGGCAGCGTGGCCAGCGTGCAG GAAACTGACCTGCTGTCCCCCGGCACCCTGGTCAATGCGGCACATGGCACCAGTGGCAGCAGTGGCCTGGAGAGCAGCCGGCACCTGAGCCGCAGCAACATTGATATTCCCCGAAGCAATGGTGTTGAGGACCCCAAAAGGCAGTGGCCCCGAAAGAGGAGCGACTCATCCACCTATGAGCTGGACACCATCCAACAGCACCAGGCCTTCCTATCCAG CCTCCATGCCAGTGTGCTGAGGAACGAGCCCAGCTCCCGCCGTTCGAGCAGCTCCACCATGCTGGATGGCTCAGGGGCCGTGGGGAAATTTGACTTTGAGATCGCAGATCTTTTCCTCTTTGGGTGCCCGCTGGGGCTGGTCCTGGCCTTGAGGAAGACCGTCATCCCTACCCTTGATG tTTTCCAGCTGCGGCCAGCCTGCCAGCAAGTCTACAACCTCTTCCACCCCGCGGACCCGTCGGCCTCTCGCCTGGAGCCGCTGCTGGAGCGGAGATTCCACGCCCTGCCGCCTTTCAGCATCCCCCGCTACCAGCGCTACCCGCTGGGGGACGGCTGCTCCACGCTGCTGG TCGAGACAGTGCAGAGAAACCCTGAGCTGGTCCTGGAGGGCGGGCCcctggcccctctccccccaggggACGGCTTCCTGGAAACCAGTATCCCTGTTCCCGCGCTCACCTGGCAAGACGGGCCCCGCCCGAGCCCGGGCTGTGCTGAGT CAGATGCACTCCAGACCCACAACACGGTCTTTCAAGAGCATGTGGCCCCCTCCTCGCCCAGTGCCGCCCCCACCACCCGAGGTTTCCGCCGAGCCAGTGAGATCAGCATTGCCAGCCAGGTGTCGGGCATGGCCGAGAGCTACACAGCATCCAGCATTGCCCAGA AGGCCCCGGCATCACTCAGCCATACCCCCAGCGTCAGGCGCCTGTCTCTGCTCGccctgccccctctctcccccactaCCCCAGGCTCCCACCCACAGGCCGGGCAAGAGAGCCCCAGCCTGAAGCAGGCCCCCCGCCTCCCTGACTTGGACATCAGAGAAG TTGCAGCAAAATGGTGGGGTCAGAAGCGGATCGACTATGCCCTGTACTGCCCTGACGCCCTGACGGCCTTCCCCACGGTGGCCCTGCCCCACCTCTTCCACGCCAGCTACTGGGAGTCAACAGATGTGGTCTCCTTCCTGCTGAGACAG GTCATGAGGCATGACAACTCCAGCATCCTGGAGCTGGATGGCAAAGAGGTTTCAGTGTTCACCCCCTCAAAGCCAAGAGAGAAGTGGCAGCGCAAGAGGACCCACGTGAAGCTGAGG AATGTGACCGCCAACCACCGGATCAATGACGCAGTCGCCAACGAGGATGGCCCACAGGTTCTGACGGGCCGATTCATGTATGGGCCCCTGGATATGGTCACTCTGACTGGAGAGAAG GTGGATGTGCACATCATGATGCAGCCACCCTCGGGCGAGTGGCTGTACCTGGACACGTTGGTGACCAACAGCAGTGGGCGGGTCTCCTACACCATCCCTGAGACCCACCGCTTGGGTGTGGGCGTCTACCCCATCAAGATGGTGGTCAG GGGAGACCACACGTTTGCTGACAGCTACATCACCGTGCTGCCCAAGGGCACGGAGTTTGTGGTCTTCAGTATTGATGGCTCCTTTGCCGCCAGCGTGTCCATCATGGGCAGCGACCCCAAAGTGCGGGCTGGGGCTGTGGACGTGGTGCG GCACTGGCAGGACCTGGGCTACCTCATCATCTATGTGACGGGCCGGCCTGACATGCAGAAGCAGCGCGTGGTGGCATGGCTGGCCCAGCACAACTTCCCCCACGGTGTGGTGTCCTTCTGTGATGGCCTGGTGCATGACCCGCTACGGCATAAGGCCAACTTCCTGAAGCTGCTCATCTCTGAG CTGCACCTGCGCGTGCACGCGGCCTACGGCTCCACCAAGGACGTGGCAGTCTACAGCTCCATCAGCCTGTCCCCCATGCAGATCTACATCGTGGGCCGGCCCACCAAGAAGCTGCAGCAGCAGTGCCAG TTCATCACGGATGGCTATGCGGCTCACCTGGCCCAGCTCAAGTACAACCACCGGGCACGGCCGGCCCGCAACGCGGCCACCCGCATGGCACTGCGGAAAGGCAGCTTCGGCCTGCCAGGCCAGGGTGACTTCTTGCGCTCCCGGAACCACCTGCTCCGCACCATCTCAGCCCAGCCCAGCGGGCCTGGCCACCGGCATGATCGGACACAGAGCCAGGCAGATGGCGAGCAGCGGGGACAGCGCAGCATGAGTGTGGCAGCTGGCTGCTGGGGCCGCACCATGGCTGGCCGGCTTGAGCCAGGGGCAGCCGCGGGCCCCAAGTAG